In the genome of Primulina tabacum isolate GXHZ01 chromosome 13, ASM2559414v2, whole genome shotgun sequence, the window TCCTACGCCCTATTTTTAGCCAAAGATTAAATATTTCGAACGAACGGCAACATGGTCGACCTTTTCCATGACAAGGAAAGTCTCTGAGAGACATGGAAAATTAATGGCGTTTACATCTGATTCAAATATTCATCTAACATCCATCCAACATCCACCAAGCTACACACAGTTTTCTTTCTATGGAACACAAACACAAGAGTCAAATTTAACACAAGGGATGTCTTATAACTGTTGACACAAATGCAAGAGATCGAGGGCCCCAATATATAACACACGTGcacacaaataaaaataaataaatttagggAACTTTGTATTTCTGCCCGTCAGCACTCCGAATCGAAAAAGCTTGAAATCTTATGATAAAGAGTACCAAAATCGCAAACATAAATGACCATAACTGTCATTTTTCCGAAAATATAATTGTGATTTTAAATAGTGAAAAACTTCGATGTCTTATGATTGATAATATTGTCTCTCGTTTTTCTTGTAGAATTAAATAATCAATACCTTGTTTAAgctttttataaaattttcaatatgTGAAAAAGAGTATCCtctttgcatgaaaaatatttgctcTAAATTTGAGATAAAAGTATAAGTTATATTATAGCATAATTTATACGTTCTATTTGTGGCAAAATTTTAACACAAGGCCCTATTGCCTTATTGCGTGCAAGAGGAATAGACCAAAATCCGATGTACACAATAACAGTTTcatctagaattttttttatcaaaattacATTCTTGAAGttgttaaattatatatttagcaCACCTTTTATAAGTTTAAAAAGTCATATTTAATTACTTTGTTTGATTTGAATATATtcttaaatattaatttctagTGTATATTTTTTGATTTATATTGGAGGgaataaattgaatttaaagaaaattattatGACAAAATTTAGAGATGATGCGGGCTAGAATCCTTCTATGGGTAAAGAACTGTGTTTTTGCAACCCGTCATTTTTAATGGGCCAGGAATGAGGCTTTTAAAGATAAGATTGGACCCGGACCAAATGGAACTAGTAgatgtttttgttttattaaagaGGCCCAAATTGGATAAAAGAAGCGGCCCAAACGTAAGGTAATAAATAATACTTATTAACAATGAAAAAAGCTACTAAACGAGTCGTCTTCCTCGAGCTTCTCCTCCTTCCATGGGACCATGAGCTTCGCAGGACTAGGCAAAATCTTTGGGCAAGTCTCGGCGGATTGGTCGGAGCCACACAGCACCCCACTTGATCCTTTTCTGTTTCATGTGCGTCCCCTGCAGAATGATTCAGCTTCTCTACAAATCACTGTTACTGATTTCCAATCCAACACCTTTCAGGCCGTCAAGTCCAGTCTTCAGCTAGAGGACTTGGTCAGCTTtcatcttcttcattatcatttcaGTTGTTTATATACAATTTATGTTCCATTTGTTGTAGGTTAAATGAATTAAAACGATGATTACTGGGTCGATgggttttttcttaaaaaaataaatgcattataaaatttaaggtttattgaaaatataatacTGCCAACGCAATGTTAATGTACAGTTCTAGGTGCATGTTCTTTCTTATCTGGCGTTAATTCGGGGTGGCGAGATTAAATTGAAATACAGCAATTGCCTGGTGACATAAATGAATTTTATCTCACTTTTATACAGAGAGATGCGATTGGAATTGGTGGTTTTTGGTCCGAATTTGTAGATTATGTCACAGCTTCCCTGAAATCGGAAGatgtgaagcttgtcatggggGGATCGTCTGAGTTAGGAGGTAATTTACCAACCTCTTCTTTTCAACACTGCTTCTGACATCATGAATTCAACTCAAGAGATCAAATTTAATAACCAAATTCTTTTAATGTGTACCCATAATACATCACTTTTTGTTTTGACGTcaaaataatatgaaaatagTATGATAAGTTAAAAGGTTCATTTATGTCAATACTGCTGTCTCATTCATTGAAGAGGAGCATGGCTAAATAATGATAAGATTTTGGTGGGATCAATCTTCGATACACACTTTTATTAGTACATTTACTTgcatctctttggtcctatgaCGCGTTGATTCTTTGAGAATTATTTGTTACTACGATCCATATTTCCCATGAGAAGTTAAAACGCTTAACCTTTTGAAAGGCATGAATCAATTATTGAGGTTTGTGAACAGACGTTTATCTATGCACGTTATGACTGATGGGGTGATGCTACATTGATCATTAAAATGTTTACGGAGCACATGTTGCATCGTCTACTGTGGAATGCGTATAAATTTGATtgcatttttcttatttttccaGGTGCTTTGCATGCAAAATTAATTGCACAAAAATTAAAAGGAATGCCACGAGTCTTGATTTCCCTTGGTAAACTTGTCGATGGCGCTGCTTGTAAGGTGATGGGAAGTCTCTCGCAGGAGCTCTATGCAGAATACAAAGTGGCGCATAATTCACTTATTGAAGGTCACTAATCAACTAACATTGCTAAcaagtattatttatttatttcaagcCAGTCTGCAGATGACATTTTTGACAATTTCGTAGAGGCAGGCAAACTTTTCTTTAGTTAAGGTATATTTTATGGTCCATGTTTTATGTGCTTCTGCTTAAATCAGGAAACAAACCTTCAATTTTgtcatgtaaaaaaaaaaaaagaatgtaGAATCTATTTCTTGTTTTTCTGTCTTTTTAATTATCCACTATGTTCGtattattttgatgttaaaacaCAATTTGATAATAAAGAGGGTGTTTTACAAGTTGTTAGAGAGCTTATAAACCTCAAAATTCGTTtggtaaattttcttaaaataactTATAAACTGTCAAAATAAGTTGTATTAACCAAACAACTTTTTTTTCCAGAgatcttatttaaatattttatttctccgAAACATCCTTGCATATTCTCTTAAATCCCCACCGTGTCCTCcacaattattatattttatattaaatttactTGAACAAATTAAAGAtaatattagatatttgtttttttaaatttttccaaaGAATatcaatttttcaaattataaatataaaatagtttttttaaatataGCTTTAACATATATAACTACTTACATTAACATAGTACTATACTATTTTTGGTAGTTTTGACAATAAAAGATTTGTAAGATAAAACACGTCAacatctttaaaattttaaaataagctATTCCAAAcaacatatttaaaaaataagatcATACATTTTATAAAACATAAGAGCTTGTAAGCTCTTTTAAATAAGTTTAGCTAAACACCCTAGTGCACAAATAAAAAGTACATGGTTATCAAATTTGATCTCTTGAGTTGAATTCACGATGTCAGAGGCAGTTCCAAAAATATAAATGGAAGATAAACTGATTGAAAGAAAAACACAGGTGAATGGAAAAGCATCAAAACTTACTTGCAAATTTGATCTTTATGCAAGCATATTTTTGTTTGTtgcatcattttttttaaattatgaaattctAATGTTCTATATTAAGGTTTCTGTGAAAGGAGGATTAGATTCTATGTTTGCATCATACCGAAGGCATGCGCCTAGACTTAAGACTCGTCAAAGCTTTGCCTTTCCGTCACGACTCAAGTTAAGGCACAATCCTTTAGCGAAGCCCGAGCCTTAACCATGAGCCCAACTTTTGGTGCTTTGTAAAGGCTCAAGCCCTTCTAAGCATACAATTCAATGTGGAAATAGTGAATCAGCAATTGGGCAAGAACATCTATTTTCGCTTATATAGCTATGAATTTTGTTTCTGTTCTTTGATAACTTGTAATGCATACTGATTTTGACGGCAATGTGGATAATGATTTTCGTTTGGGTGCAAGGGCAGGACAAATTGAGATGAAATTTGATTTCACATTTGCACCTCAAATAGTCTACTTAACCAATATGTGATTTGAGTAATCCTGGTGCAGGAAAATTTAATCCTTGTGTTATGCAAATTAAGTTAATAATTCACATTTTCATTGACTACTACCAACTGTTATCATAGATGGAGACTGTTATGTCATATATGAGCCACTGAATTCATATCATTACATCATCTGCAGTATGTCAcctaaaattttttcttcctcttacatttgataatattttttatctcTGTTTGTGTAGAGAAAGAGCAAAATAACCGATT includes:
- the LOC142523318 gene encoding uncharacterized protein LOC142523318 gives rise to the protein MSFAGLGKIFGQVSADWSEPHSTPLDPFLFHVRPLQNDSASLQITVTDFQSNTFQAVKSSLQLEDLRDAIGIGGFWSEFVDYVTASLKSEDVKLVMGGSSELGGALHAKLIAQKLKGMPRVLISLGKLVDGAACKVMGSLSQELYAEYKVAHNSLIEEKEQNNRLIKTVADEQEKNNAMQKQLDLIMYSKKHKSQKINDRVGSDNHVTVSQDSPDKQAAHSPSSTMAANRVVPAHRRSKVRGAILKDTEDD